The sequence below is a genomic window from Paenibacillus sp. DCT19.
CTCCGTCAATTTCCATTCCGTCTTGCCAAGAATGGGATCGGCGGGAAAGTGCTGACCTCGATGCAGATGCTCTTCGCGTCCCGCTTCGTTGATGTAGATTCCGTCCACTTCCACGACTTCATGCGAAAGGGGCAACATGTCCTGTTCTTTTCGTTCCATGAAACGGCGCCTCCTTAAAATCCAGAAATTTAACTGAAATGGTTGTCCGTGATAATATCCCCCGAATAGTTACGCGTTATGCTGGATACATTAATTCCGTATACAATAGGCTTTTGCATTAAATATGATTCGGGATTAAACTTTTTCGGTATAAAAACCGTTATAAATATTAAGGAAAAATCGTCAAGTCGTAACATACTTCCGAATATGCTACAATAAGATCATGATTCAATTTGAATCATATCGGGTATTTATAGTGTCAGGTACTTGCGTTTAGCGAGGTTCCCGACCTAAAGCTTGCTTTAAGCCGCGCACACAACTTCATGAATGGCATTTAAGACTTATTCGGCGTTCTCTAAACGGAGCATTCACTTTCAACGTTTTGGGAGGGAATTACAATGGCAACGAAAGGTCACAATGAGGTCAAAGAAAGTTTGAGGGAAATGACTCGGATTTTCCGTCCTAAGGATCCAAAAAAATTCGTGAAGGAGTACGTGAGAAAATACCGGATTACGGGTGGGTATGAAGAAGAACTGACTTCTGTGGTCGAGCATGAGCTTGTCAAGATGGATTCTTCCGTATCCTGAAGCACTCAACTTAGAATTTTACTGTTCCGATATGAATAGAACCGTCTTCCGGGCGTTAAGCTCCGGTAGACGGTTTTTTTTGCTTCGCACAGCTACATATTTTCAGCCTTAGGATCACAACGGTATCTGAGTAAATAGAGCCTTGTTATTCCGCCTGAAGAGTTTACCAGCACTTTTCGGGCTTTGTTGCGTCTAGCTTGCATATATATGGAAGTACACAACTTCCAGGAAGGATGTATGCATGTGGATCCTATTTTGAAAACAAAAGAAGAGATTGGCTACATGCAGGAGGCAGGGCGAATCCTGCACAACTGTCACAAGCTTATTGAACAGCGGCTAGCCCCGGGTGTAACCACACGGGACATGGATGAATTAGTGGAAGAATTTCTGGCGAAGAATGGTGCAACGCCTGAACAAAAAGGGTATAAGGGATATCCCTATGCGACCTGCGCATCTGTCAATGAGGTGGTATGTCACGGTTTTCCTAGTGAACAGGAATTGGCCGAAGGTGATGTCGTGACCATTGATATGGTCGTGAATAAGGATGGCTGGCTTGCTGACTCTGCCTGGACATATGGGATCGGAGAACAGCGGCGGACAATTCGTAAGTTGATGAAGCGTACAGAGAAGGCACTACATCGGGCTATTGCCCAAGCTGTACCTGGGAATACGCTGGGGGATATCGGCAGTGCTATTGAACGCACAGCAAGATTATATCGATACGGCATTGTGAAGCCACTCATTGGTCATGGGATTGGTCAATACATTCATGAACCACCCAATGTATTACCTTACGGTAAACGTGGTACGGGGCAGATGTTGACTGAAGGCATGGTCATTACGATTGAGCCAATATTCACGAAGGGCAGCTCAGGAGTCGTGGTATGGGACGAAGATGGATGGACTGTGCGAACGGTGGATGGCAGCTGGGGAGTCCAATACGAGCACACCATCGCAATCACGAGCAATGGCCCACGGATCTTAACCGATGGAACATAATGTGGTGATTGTGATTTGCGCCAGGTCATGTCATGTACAGGATAGCTGAAAGCAACGTTGGATTCAGAAAGGGAGGAGCGCAACTCCATGCCGCTTCGAATGGCCAAAAGAACGGTGTGGAGTGAAATTTCCCTGCTGTACAACTGGAAGCTATCTTGCCAGGAAGAGATGGATTTCCTTTTGCATAATTTCGCATGTTTTGTGTGTGATAAAAGTCTGGTGAAAAATACGCTCAATCACCGAAATATGGCAAAAATTTTCAAATTTATATTAATGGTTTTTTAATTGAAATCGCTTGCAAATCTAGTTGTGGTGCGGTTTTCTACATAAAGTGAACAAATTGTGAACATGTGTCCAAAGATTGACAAAATCATACCCTCAACTTATATTTAATATGTGATTGAACCATATAGAATGAATTGGAAGAATGCGTAGACATGCCCTTTGAAGGAAATTAAGGGGGCGATGGAAGCGTTATTTCTGGAAACGTTCTATGTGACGGAGAGGATTATACGTATTGTGCCAGAACGTAGTGAGCAAAACTCTTTTGGGACGATGGCGGTAATCTACGAAAACGTAAAAAAGTGGGGTAGATCAATGATGAAACAGTGGCAGGTTGCAAAGCGAATTCTCCCCTTGCTGGCGGTGTTCTCTTTGCTGCTATCCGCATGCGGGCGGGAAGACTTGTCTGTAATGAAACCTCAGGGTCCTGTGGCGCAAGGTCAATATGATCTGATGAAGCTGTCCATCGCGATTATGATCGTGGTACTCATCATTGTATTTGCCATTGCGGCCTATGTATTGATCCGTTTTCGCAGACGGTCTGGACAGAATGACATACCCGAACAGGTCGAAGGAAGTTTCAAGCTCGAAGTCATATGGACAGCCATTCCGTTACTGCTTGTTATTGTACTAGCTGTACCAACGGTTAAGGAGATCTTTGCTCAAGGCGCAGATCTGTCCAATGATCCTAATGCAGTACAGGTCAAAGTCACCTCGCATCAGTACTGGTGGGAATTTACTTATCCTCAATATGACGTAACCACCGCTCAAGACCTCATTATTCCTACCGACAAGAAGATCGCATTCGAATTGAAAACCGCTGACGTGATTCATTCCTTCTGGGTGCCGTCACTTGCGGGTAAAATGGACACCAACCCAGATGGAACACTGAATAAGTTTAGCTTCTCAGCACCGAATGAAGGCGTTTACCGCGGGAAGTGTGCCGAATTATGCGGCAGGTCTCATGCTTACATGGAGTTTAAAGTAAAAGCGGTCAGCCCTGAAGCTTTTGACAGATGGGTTGCTGAAATGAAAGCACCTGCTGTTCTTCCGGAAGATATGCAATTGGCTGAAAAATTCAAAACAAATTGCCTTTCTTGTCATGCTGTAGGTGATCAAGGTGGCCCAGTCGCGCCAAATCTCACGGGAATCGGTGGCAAGGAATCCGTCGCAGGTATCCTGCTTAATCAGCGTGAAGGACAAGAAGAGGGTAACCCTGTCTTGGATAACATGAAAGAATGGCTGCATGATCCACAATCCGTGAAGCCAGGCAATACGATGCCGAGTCCCAAAGACTTCGGACTTACAGATGAAGAGATCGACGGAATTGCCGAATATTTGGCCAATTATAAATTGGACTATGAATAGAACAGCAAGGACGATAAAGGGGGTACACAACCTTGGCTCAAGCTCATAGCGTCAAGCGTTACCGTGGCTTGATGGATTGGATCACTACCGTCGATCACAAAAAAATCGCCGTTCTTTACTTAGCTGCGGGCGGATTGTTTTTCGGCATCGGTGGGATTGAAGCCATTTTGATTCGGATTCAGCTGATGAAGCCGATGAATGATTTTGTCTCGGCACAGGTCTTCAATGAATTGATTACGATGCATGGAACCACAATGATCTTTCTAGGTGTAATGCCAATTATATTTGCGATTATGAATGCGGTTGTACCATTGCAGATTGGAGCACGGGATGTAGCTTTCCCGTTCGTTAACGCGCTGGGCTTCTGGACATTTCTGTTCGGTGGTCTGTTGCTTAATCTGAGCTGGATCATGGGCGGAGCGCCTGATGCCGGATGGACATCGTATACACCACTATCAGGCAGTGAGTATAGCGGGACACATGGTGTCGACTTCTATACGATCGGGCTCCAGATTGCAGGTCTAGGAACACTCATCGGGGGCATTAACTTTCTCGCCACGATTATAACGATGCGTGCACCAGGCATGTCATACATGCGGATGCCGATGTTTACATGGACCACATTTATTACTTCTGCTATTATCCTATTTGCTTTTCCTGCAATTACAGTTGGTTTGGTGTTGTTGACCTTTGACCGGATATTGGATGCCAACTTCTTCGATGTGGCAGGCGGAGGAAATCCCGTGTTATGGCAGCATATCTTCTGGATCTTTGGCCATCCCGAAGTGTACATTCTCATTTTGCCAGCATTCGGGATTATCTCAGAGGTTATCCCAACGTTTGCACGCAAAAGATTGTTTGGTTACAGCTCCATGGTGTTTGCAACGATCCTGATTGCGTTCCTGGGCTTCATGGTCTGGGCGCATCATATGTTTACGACGGGTCTTGGAACGATTGCTAACGCTTTGTTCTCCATCTCCACCATGCTGATTGCTGTACCAACAGGGATCAAAATCTTCAACTGGCTCTTCACCATGTGGGGAGGTCGAATCCGATTTACAGCGGCGAACCTGTTCGCAGTTGGATTTATTCCGACCTTTGTTATGGGGGCGTAACAGGTGTCATGTTGGCGTCTGCTCCGGCTGACTTCCAATTCCATGATACATATTTTGTTGTAGCTCACTTTCACTATGTCATCGTAGGTGGCTTGGTGCTTGGTATATTCTCAGGTCTTCATTATTGGTGGCCCAAAATGTTTGGACGTATTCTCAGTGAAACGTTAGGAAAATGGACGTTCTGGACATTTATGATTGGTTTCCAGCTCACATTCTTCGTGCAGCATTTCCTTGGACTGATGGGGATGCAGCGCCGGATCGTGTCCTACTTGCCGAATCAGGATTTTGACCTGCTTAACCTGGTGAGTACAATCGGGGCGTTCCTGATGGGCGTTGGTGTTATCATTTTCCTCGTCAACATCGTCATTACGACGAAGAAACCGGTGGATGCACCGAATGATCCGTGGGAAGATGGGCGTACGTTAGAATGGACGATTCCATCTCCACCGCCAGAGTACAATTTCAAGCAAACGCCGCTTGTACGCGGTATTGATGCATATTGGAAAGAAAAGATGGCTGGGAACACAGAAATGACACCGGCCGAGCCGGTAGGGTCAATTCATATGCCATCTGCAACACCGTTACCGTTTGTCATGTCTGTTGGTATATTCATTGCTGGGCTTGGGCTGATGTTCAGTAAGGATGACTTCGGCAATGCGTTCATGAATGGACTGTTTAACAATTACATTGTGCTTATTATAGGACTTGTCATTACATTTGGAGCCATGATGCTCCGTTCACTCTATGATGATCATGGCTGGCATATTGAGCCAGAGGATCAGGACGAGAAGGGGGCGAGAACATGACAACATCACATGCTGAACCTGTGAACGGTAATTTACTGCATGAACCGGAGAAGGCAACGCTGGAGGGACGTAATAAGCTCATTGGCTTCTGGTTGTTCCTCGGCGGCGAGACCGTGTTGTTCGGTACCCTTTTCGCTACTTTCCTAGCGCTCAGGAACCAGACGAATGAAGGGCCGACGGCGAATGAGTTATTCCATCTACCGCTGGTGGCGGCAGCAACCTTTATCCTCCTAGTCAGCAGTTTGACGAGTGTGTTCGCCATTCAGGCGATGCATAAAGGTAAGGTGAAGGCACTCAGGTTATGGCTCGGTATTACCGTTTTGCTAGGGCTCGGGTTCTTAGGGCTCGAAATCTATGAGTTTTATGAATACGTGAAGCACAAAGAGTTCGGTATGACAACGAGTGCATTCAGCTCGGCATTTTATACACTAGTCGGATTCCACGGAGCTCACGTAGCCTTCGGTATTCTCTGGATCGGTCTCATTATTGGACAATTGTTCAAAAAAGGACTGACGGTCGTAACTGCACCTAAAGTGTACGTCTCTGCAATGTACTGGCACTTTATCGACGTTGTCTGGGTGTTTATCTTCACGGTCGTGTACTTGCTCGGAAAGGTGGGGTAACACATGTCGGTACAGGATAAAGTAGATCAGGAACCAGTGAAACACCGTCACCGGACAGAAGGGCCACAGAAACACGTCGTGGTGTTTATCTTCTCCATCATACTGACACTGATCGCATTCGCAGCTGTTAAGGCCGGTGGTGTTAATGCAACGTTTACGATCATCTTGCTGGTCGTCATGGCGATTTTACAGGTGTTTGTACAGCTTGGTTATTGGATGCACTTGAAAGACAAAGGTCATTTAATGCCAATTCTGTTCATGGCATTTGGATTCTTCGTAGCATTTACGTGCATTATTATGTCACTCTATTGGGTTTGGTGGTAAGAGAAGATGGCGGCGGCTTATTGTCGCCGTCTTTTCCCCTTTTTGGCGAACCATCGGAATAGGCGTTACAAGTACCAACCAAATTAGTTCACGGGGAGGTTTCCCGTATGCTCGGGTTGCAATATTTTAGTTTTAATGATCTGTGGAGCCCTGCCATTCTGGCATTATTTCTACTTATCGGAGCAGGTTACCTCGTGCTGGTAGGACCCGTCAGTGAGAAAGTCAGTGGAGCAGAACCAGCAACTGCAGGACAGCGAGTTTTGTTTATTACCGGACTTCTCGTTTTTTATTTAGCTCAAGCGGGGCCTTTCAACCTGTTGGGACACGTCATGTTTAGCTTTCATATGATCAGCATGGCTCTATCATATTTGGTGGCTCCTCCCTTACTTATGAAAGGACTGCCTAACTGGGTCTGGCGTAAAATCGTAAGTTATCTGCCAACAAAGCAGTTATCTTTTCTAGCTCATCCGATCGTGGCAGCCCTATTGTTTAATGGGTTGTTCTCCATCTATCATCTGCCGGTAGTGCATGATTATGTCATGCTCAATTTCACGGTTCATCGTCTGTATTACATTGCGCTTTTCATCACTTCAATGCTGATGTGGTGGACGCTCCTTAATCCGTTACCGGAAGGCAGACAGGCGTCGGGACTATCCAAAGTTGGGTTTATTTTTCTCAATATGGTGTTGCTTACGCCAGCTTGTGGTTTGATTATTTTCGCCTCAGAGCCTCTATATGCAACCTATAGCAATCCTGCTGTGTGGGCTGAGGCCATGCGTTATTGTGTATCAGGTGATACATCGGCATTGCTGCGATCTTTTGGAGGGCCTGCGTTCTTCAACTTTCTGTCATCTGCGAAAGAGGATCAGCAGGTTGGCGGCATCATTATGAAATTCATTCAGGAGGGCATCTTCGTGTCCATGCTGGCACTTGTTTTCTTCCAGTGGTATCGCAAGGAGAAGCAGGAAGATGACGAGGATGATTCCCACCCAAAGGAGCCACCGGTGATGCCATTTAACCCTGCTACAAAATAATAAATATTGCTTATAGTATTGTTCAAGAGACTCCTAAGAAGACTAACTTATTCGAACTACAAGATATGAATAAAGGGGGATACATGATGGATATGTATTTTCTTCTGCCTACGATCAGCACGTCTTTCATTGTGATTAGTGCCGTACTGGTGGGAATTGGCTGGATACTTATTATTCGCGGTAAACGGGAAGCGCATCAGTCCATGATGGTGGCAGGTGCGGTAGCAGCATTAATATTTTTTGTTATTTATATGTCTCGAACGATCTTTGTGGGCAACACGGCATGGGGCGGCGAACCGGATATGGAGATCTTCTACCGAATCTTTCTGATCTTTCATATTATTCTCGCAACTGTGGCTGCGGTTTTCGGTATCTCAACACTTGTACTTGGGTTCAAAAAGAAGTTCAAAACACACCGTCGTTGGGGGCGGTTCACATCTATGATCTGGTTCAGTAGTGCCATGACGGGTGTGATCGTGTATGTTCTACTGTATATCCTGTATCCAGGTGGGCACACGCGACCTGTGTGGGAAGTTATTCTTGGGGTCTAAACGTACGGTGTAAACTGCAAATCTATGAAA
It includes:
- a CDS encoding transposase; its protein translation is MERKEQDMLPLSHEVVEVDGIYINEAGREEHLHRGQHFPADPILGKTEWKLTEFAFENHHDGRTDERLVPKENDTDKIGKVTNPRRQLEQGDN
- the map gene encoding type I methionyl aminopeptidase, encoding MHVDPILKTKEEIGYMQEAGRILHNCHKLIEQRLAPGVTTRDMDELVEEFLAKNGATPEQKGYKGYPYATCASVNEVVCHGFPSEQELAEGDVVTIDMVVNKDGWLADSAWTYGIGEQRRTIRKLMKRTEKALHRAIAQAVPGNTLGDIGSAIERTARLYRYGIVKPLIGHGIGQYIHEPPNVLPYGKRGTGQMLTEGMVITIEPIFTKGSSGVVVWDEDGWTVRTVDGSWGVQYEHTIAITSNGPRILTDGT
- the coxB gene encoding cytochrome c oxidase subunit II, coding for MMKQWQVAKRILPLLAVFSLLLSACGREDLSVMKPQGPVAQGQYDLMKLSIAIMIVVLIIVFAIAAYVLIRFRRRSGQNDIPEQVEGSFKLEVIWTAIPLLLVIVLAVPTVKEIFAQGADLSNDPNAVQVKVTSHQYWWEFTYPQYDVTTAQDLIIPTDKKIAFELKTADVIHSFWVPSLAGKMDTNPDGTLNKFSFSAPNEGVYRGKCAELCGRSHAYMEFKVKAVSPEAFDRWVAEMKAPAVLPEDMQLAEKFKTNCLSCHAVGDQGGPVAPNLTGIGGKESVAGILLNQREGQEEGNPVLDNMKEWLHDPQSVKPGNTMPSPKDFGLTDEEIDGIAEYLANYKLDYE
- a CDS encoding cytochrome c oxidase subunit 3, coding for MTTSHAEPVNGNLLHEPEKATLEGRNKLIGFWLFLGGETVLFGTLFATFLALRNQTNEGPTANELFHLPLVAAATFILLVSSLTSVFAIQAMHKGKVKALRLWLGITVLLGLGFLGLEIYEFYEYVKHKEFGMTTSAFSSAFYTLVGFHGAHVAFGILWIGLIIGQLFKKGLTVVTAPKVYVSAMYWHFIDVVWVFIFTVVYLLGKVG
- a CDS encoding cytochrome C oxidase subunit IV family protein; its protein translation is MSVQDKVDQEPVKHRHRTEGPQKHVVVFIFSIILTLIAFAAVKAGGVNATFTIILLVVMAILQVFVQLGYWMHLKDKGHLMPILFMAFGFFVAFTCIIMSLYWVWW
- the ctaG gene encoding cytochrome c oxidase assembly factor CtaG encodes the protein MLGLQYFSFNDLWSPAILALFLLIGAGYLVLVGPVSEKVSGAEPATAGQRVLFITGLLVFYLAQAGPFNLLGHVMFSFHMISMALSYLVAPPLLMKGLPNWVWRKIVSYLPTKQLSFLAHPIVAALLFNGLFSIYHLPVVHDYVMLNFTVHRLYYIALFITSMLMWWTLLNPLPEGRQASGLSKVGFIFLNMVLLTPACGLIIFASEPLYATYSNPAVWAEAMRYCVSGDTSALLRSFGGPAFFNFLSSAKEDQQVGGIIMKFIQEGIFVSMLALVFFQWYRKEKQEDDEDDSHPKEPPVMPFNPATK
- a CDS encoding DUF420 domain-containing protein; its protein translation is MDMYFLLPTISTSFIVISAVLVGIGWILIIRGKREAHQSMMVAGAVAALIFFVIYMSRTIFVGNTAWGGEPDMEIFYRIFLIFHIILATVAAVFGISTLVLGFKKKFKTHRRWGRFTSMIWFSSAMTGVIVYVLLYILYPGGHTRPVWEVILGV